The Citrifermentans bemidjiense Bem genome window below encodes:
- a CDS encoding WbqC family protein — protein sequence MARTVVIHQPDFLPYLGFFHRFLQADLWVVLDNAQFVTGTSRSWMNRDIIKTPQGERWLTVGVRKPKLGTPINEVLLADSPWRKDNQNLIRNNYRNAPFFKEIMPLIEELYASPCERLAAFNLKSIDFLAERLGIRIERVMASALGAVGKNNELLVDILQKTGSRRYLSGLGAKGYFDPAPFAAAGIEVVWQQFNHPVYPQLHGEFIPYLSSIDLLFNCGIDGARHIIRSIG from the coding sequence ATGGCTAGGACCGTCGTCATCCACCAGCCCGATTTCCTCCCCTACCTCGGGTTCTTCCACCGGTTTCTTCAAGCGGACCTCTGGGTGGTCCTCGACAACGCGCAGTTCGTCACCGGCACCAGCAGGAGCTGGATGAACCGGGACATCATCAAGACCCCGCAGGGAGAGCGCTGGCTCACCGTCGGCGTGAGAAAGCCCAAGCTCGGCACCCCCATCAACGAGGTGCTTCTGGCCGACTCCCCGTGGCGCAAGGACAACCAGAATCTCATCCGGAATAACTACCGCAACGCTCCCTTCTTCAAAGAGATAATGCCGCTGATCGAGGAGCTCTACGCTTCCCCCTGCGAGCGGCTCGCGGCATTCAACCTGAAGTCGATCGACTTCCTCGCGGAGCGTCTCGGCATCCGTATCGAACGCGTGATGGCAAGCGCCCTGGGCGCGGTGGGGAAAAACAACGAGCTTTTGGTGGACATCCTCCAGAAGACCGGCTCCAGGCGCTACCTCTCGGGCCTGGGAGCCAAGGGGTACTTCGACCCCGCGCCGTTCGCTGCGGCAGGTATCGAGGTGGTCTGGCAGCAGTTCAATCACCCGGTTTACCCGCAGCTGCACGGGGAGTTCATCCCCTACCTGAGCAGCATCGACCTTTTGTTCAACTGCGGCATCGACGGGGCACGACACATCATAAGGAGCATCGGATGA
- a CDS encoding Gfo/Idh/MocA family protein: MPSPLSVAIIGAGQIAGGYDLAKLPGDPGVYTHAGAYRADGRFRLATVCDLDASRAETFRQQWNVERAISEVQGVVKSFHDVVSVCTPNDYHFEVVTDLIRNGSCKTLFVEKPLALELAQMEEVGRMAQEQGVNVVVNFQRRFDPSHQAIREDLARAPRRLLAANCFYIKGLEHIGSTMIDTLIFLLGEPERVLGFRRVFNPAVREYSYDFALMYEDFGVTVRTADSPAADYHYHIFEIDLLLTDRRVTINDNSRSIETRSLGSYAYGGVNTLNDRAPVRTGTGYPRSMCGCVDYLHQVTTGVRPHTVNTPEDSCRSKVIVEAVRLSYDLGHALDIGEHPWKK, encoded by the coding sequence ATGCCTAGCCCCCTGTCCGTCGCCATCATCGGTGCTGGGCAGATAGCCGGCGGCTACGACCTCGCCAAGCTCCCCGGCGACCCGGGCGTTTACACCCACGCCGGTGCCTACCGGGCCGACGGGAGGTTCCGGCTGGCGACCGTTTGCGACCTCGACGCGTCCCGTGCCGAGACCTTCCGGCAGCAATGGAACGTGGAAAGGGCAATCTCGGAGGTCCAGGGTGTGGTGAAAAGCTTCCATGATGTGGTCAGCGTCTGCACCCCCAACGACTATCACTTCGAAGTGGTCACCGACCTGATCCGGAACGGATCCTGCAAAACACTCTTCGTGGAAAAACCGCTGGCCCTGGAGCTGGCGCAGATGGAAGAGGTGGGGAGAATGGCTCAGGAACAAGGGGTGAACGTGGTGGTCAACTTCCAGAGGAGGTTCGACCCGAGCCACCAGGCGATCAGGGAGGACCTTGCGCGCGCGCCCCGCCGCCTGCTCGCAGCCAACTGTTTCTACATCAAGGGGTTGGAGCACATCGGCAGCACCATGATCGACACGCTGATCTTTCTTTTGGGTGAGCCCGAACGGGTGCTCGGCTTCCGGCGCGTCTTCAACCCTGCGGTACGGGAGTACAGCTACGATTTCGCATTGATGTACGAGGATTTCGGCGTCACCGTCAGGACCGCCGACTCGCCCGCAGCGGATTACCACTACCACATCTTCGAGATCGACCTGCTGCTCACCGACCGGCGGGTCACCATCAATGACAACTCCCGCAGCATAGAGACCAGGAGCCTCGGATCCTATGCCTACGGCGGAGTAAACACCCTCAACGACCGCGCGCCGGTGCGCACCGGGACGGGGTACCCGCGCTCCATGTGCGGCTGCGTGGATTACCTGCACCAAGTGACCACCGGCGTCCGCCCGCACACCGTCAACACCCCGGAGGACTCCTGCCGCAGCAAGGTGATCGTGGAGGCGGTCCGCCTATCATACGACCTGGGCCACGCCCTGGATATCGGAGAACACCCATGGAAAAAGTAA
- a CDS encoding AMP-binding protein, whose product MDAAASHGTTVHQYMEYFVRQDPDALCCSLRVKGAWADYSRLEFWDHVCRYATLFLDLEHQSVILFAKKLDIHLLTAYIGAMKAGHLPAQVSFPSAKVNETEYRKKIDHIREITRFGAVFTEAEENHLQKYLGSELVFTPACEPAEGRALPAAAANPENALIQFSSGSTGLQKGVILTHEAVVEHMQSYASSLRVGKGDAIATWLPLYHDMGLIACYLMPLMTGIPFYQLDPFDWIMQPDLLLQLIEERRPTICYLPNFTYQVLANKGKVRDLSSVRLWINCSEPARAKSHQMFAQRFPSVRRDALTVCYALAENTFAATQTLPWEGNSTKVHPTRNVLSCGKPIPGVEVRIFDAMENGDGEMGLRSPFLYHRFLDGTRPLRDGFCLTGDLGFIGEDGEVYITGRKKDIIIVHGKNIYPQDVEYVASEAPGAYSGRTVCFGIWDDEIGSEELYVIVERESTANPTAIKIAVQKAVMEEVGTVPKRVEVVEHMTLVKTSSGKISRSRNKELYQGKGFQLL is encoded by the coding sequence ATGGACGCAGCAGCCTCACACGGAACCACGGTTCACCAATATATGGAGTATTTCGTGCGGCAAGACCCCGACGCGCTCTGCTGTTCCTTGCGCGTCAAAGGGGCCTGGGCAGATTACTCACGCCTCGAATTCTGGGACCACGTCTGCCGGTATGCCACTCTCTTCTTAGATCTAGAGCACCAGAGCGTCATCCTCTTCGCCAAGAAGCTCGACATCCACCTGCTGACCGCCTACATCGGAGCCATGAAGGCGGGGCATCTTCCGGCGCAGGTCAGTTTCCCGTCGGCAAAAGTCAACGAAACCGAATATCGGAAGAAGATCGACCACATCAGGGAGATCACCCGGTTCGGGGCGGTCTTCACCGAGGCGGAGGAAAATCACCTGCAGAAGTACCTCGGCTCGGAGCTGGTATTTACCCCCGCCTGCGAACCGGCCGAAGGGCGCGCCCTCCCCGCAGCGGCGGCAAACCCCGAGAACGCGCTGATCCAGTTCTCCTCCGGTTCCACGGGGCTGCAAAAGGGTGTGATCCTCACCCACGAGGCGGTGGTCGAGCACATGCAAAGCTACGCCTCCAGCCTGAGGGTCGGGAAGGGGGACGCCATCGCCACCTGGCTTCCCCTCTACCACGACATGGGGCTCATCGCCTGCTACCTGATGCCGCTCATGACCGGGATCCCCTTCTATCAGCTCGACCCCTTCGACTGGATCATGCAGCCGGACCTCCTGCTCCAGTTGATCGAGGAGAGAAGGCCCACCATCTGCTACCTCCCGAACTTCACCTACCAGGTGCTGGCCAATAAGGGGAAGGTGCGGGATCTCTCCAGCGTCAGGCTCTGGATCAACTGCTCGGAGCCGGCGCGGGCCAAGAGCCACCAGATGTTCGCCCAACGCTTCCCAAGCGTGAGGCGCGACGCGCTCACCGTCTGCTACGCCCTTGCCGAGAACACCTTCGCCGCGACGCAGACGCTCCCCTGGGAGGGGAATTCGACCAAGGTGCATCCCACCCGCAACGTCCTCTCCTGCGGCAAGCCGATCCCCGGCGTCGAGGTGCGCATCTTCGATGCGATGGAGAACGGCGACGGCGAGATGGGGCTGCGCTCGCCGTTTCTCTACCACCGCTTCCTGGACGGGACGCGGCCGCTCAGGGACGGCTTCTGCCTGACCGGTGACCTGGGCTTCATCGGGGAAGACGGCGAGGTCTACATCACCGGGCGCAAGAAGGACATCATCATCGTGCACGGCAAGAACATCTATCCGCAGGACGTCGAGTACGTCGCCTCGGAGGCCCCGGGCGCATACTCCGGGCGCACCGTCTGCTTCGGGATCTGGGACGACGAGATCGGGAGCGAGGAGCTCTACGTCATCGTGGAACGCGAGAGCACTGCGAACCCGACCGCCATCAAGATCGCCGTGCAGAAAGCGGTCATGGAGGAGGTGGGGACGGTGCCGAAGAGGGTCGAGGTGGTGGAGCATATGACGCTGGTCAAGACCTCGAGCGGCAAGATCTCCCGCTCCCGCAACAAGGAACTCTACCAGGGCAAAGGTTTCCAACTTCTATGA
- a CDS encoding DegT/DnrJ/EryC1/StrS family aminotransferase, giving the protein MEKVRTAPFPPYNPIGEEEARAAYSVVAKGMLSDYIARPGEKFLGGSKVQELERRWAEHHAVKHAVSFNTATSALVAAMGASGVLPGDEVVVMPYSMCISATAPLFYDAVPVFADIEEEFFCMDPASVAAKITPRTRAILTVDLFGQSAEMTALNEIARKHDLKVICDSSHAPGCGYNGGFAGTFGDIGVYSLNQHKIIHCGEGGIAVTNDDDLALRLQLIRNHAEAVVNEMGYRNLTNMLGGNYRLPEVEAAIAIEQLKKLPLLLRQRIELADYLTERLSKLDYLTPPKVREGSEHVYYLYPIRFHEEAAGISRAEFVQRINELGIPLYRFAAGYIKPLYLEPIFAERERFKNGFPYNLLPEGERPDYGKGLCPVTERMHEKELIVTAYNYPPLTRSDMDDIVSAFGKAACR; this is encoded by the coding sequence ATGGAAAAAGTAAGAACCGCGCCGTTTCCCCCCTACAACCCAATCGGAGAGGAGGAGGCCCGTGCCGCCTACTCCGTCGTCGCCAAAGGGATGCTCTCCGACTACATCGCCCGCCCAGGAGAGAAGTTCCTGGGAGGGAGCAAGGTGCAGGAGCTGGAGCGGCGCTGGGCCGAGCACCACGCGGTCAAACACGCGGTCTCCTTCAATACGGCCACCTCAGCGCTTGTCGCGGCCATGGGCGCCTCCGGCGTCCTCCCCGGCGACGAGGTCGTGGTCATGCCGTACAGCATGTGCATCTCGGCCACCGCCCCCCTCTTCTACGACGCGGTGCCGGTATTCGCCGACATCGAGGAGGAGTTCTTCTGCATGGATCCTGCGAGCGTGGCAGCCAAGATCACCCCTCGAACCCGCGCCATCCTCACGGTGGACCTGTTCGGGCAGTCGGCCGAGATGACCGCGTTGAACGAGATCGCACGCAAGCACGACCTGAAGGTGATCTGCGACTCGTCCCACGCCCCCGGCTGCGGCTACAACGGCGGCTTTGCCGGCACCTTCGGGGACATCGGGGTCTACAGCCTGAACCAGCACAAGATCATCCACTGCGGCGAGGGCGGCATCGCCGTCACCAACGACGACGATCTGGCACTTAGGCTGCAACTGATCAGAAACCACGCCGAGGCGGTGGTGAACGAGATGGGATACCGGAACCTGACGAACATGCTGGGGGGGAACTACCGGCTCCCCGAGGTTGAGGCTGCCATTGCCATCGAGCAGTTGAAAAAGCTCCCCCTGCTGCTCAGGCAGCGCATCGAACTCGCCGACTACCTGACCGAGCGGCTTTCCAAACTCGACTACCTCACCCCCCCCAAGGTCCGCGAGGGATCCGAGCACGTCTACTACCTCTACCCGATCCGCTTCCACGAGGAAGCCGCCGGGATCTCCCGCGCCGAGTTCGTGCAAAGGATCAACGAACTAGGGATACCCCTGTACCGGTTCGCGGCGGGCTACATCAAGCCGCTCTACCTGGAGCCGATCTTCGCCGAGCGTGAGCGGTTCAAGAACGGCTTCCCCTACAACCTGCTCCCTGAGGGGGAGCGTCCCGACTACGGCAAGGGGCTCTGCCCGGTGACGGAGAGGATGCACGAGAAGGAACTTATCGTGACCGCCTACAACTACCCGCCGCTCACCAGGTCGGACATGGACGACATCGTGAGTGCCTTCGGGAAGGCGGCCTGCCGGTGA
- a CDS encoding PseG/SpsG family protein: MIAICIEASHARGLGHLFKAVHFAALLRDRNEPFVVLVNDDPKAASVLDDHGIPWRSVPLADSSSDWESQLIGELGIEVWLNDRLDTDLKHAERVKRHGVMLVTVDDRGTGAHLADLHFAPLLICEPAALGGKRVLTGHRYLILNPEIARYKRMRERIGSIVVSLGGSDTYGATLKAVAILKRLGKGATVIAGPSFRHREELERLIDDRFTLKDAVPSLVEEFHRHDLAVTGGGVTPFEANACGLPCIVVANEEHEIPIARYLERLGSSLFAGHHGGIDEKVFARELDLAAMSRAGMAQIDGQGAEEMYREITRHG, translated from the coding sequence GTGATCGCGATCTGCATCGAGGCGTCGCACGCAAGGGGGCTCGGGCACCTGTTCAAGGCGGTGCATTTCGCAGCGCTCCTACGCGACAGGAATGAGCCGTTCGTGGTCCTCGTCAACGACGACCCCAAGGCGGCCAGCGTGCTCGACGACCACGGCATCCCCTGGCGCAGCGTCCCCCTTGCGGACAGCTCGTCGGATTGGGAGTCGCAACTTATCGGCGAGCTCGGCATCGAGGTCTGGCTGAACGACCGGCTGGACACCGATCTCAAGCATGCCGAACGGGTCAAGCGGCACGGCGTGATGCTCGTCACGGTGGACGACCGCGGGACCGGTGCGCACCTCGCCGATCTGCACTTCGCGCCGCTGCTCATCTGCGAACCCGCCGCGCTTGGCGGCAAGAGGGTATTGACTGGACACAGGTACCTGATCCTCAACCCCGAGATCGCCCGGTACAAGAGGATGCGCGAACGCATCGGCTCCATCGTGGTGAGCCTCGGCGGGAGCGACACCTACGGCGCGACCCTGAAGGCCGTCGCCATCCTGAAGCGACTCGGAAAAGGGGCAACCGTGATTGCAGGCCCCTCATTCCGGCACAGGGAGGAACTGGAGCGGCTCATCGACGACCGCTTCACCCTGAAAGATGCGGTCCCCTCGCTCGTCGAGGAATTCCACCGGCACGATCTGGCCGTGACCGGCGGTGGGGTCACACCGTTCGAGGCCAACGCCTGCGGTCTTCCCTGCATCGTCGTGGCAAACGAGGAGCACGAGATCCCCATAGCGCGCTACCTGGAGAGGCTCGGGTCGTCGCTCTTCGCCGGCCACCACGGCGGGATCGACGAAAAGGTATTCGCAAGGGAGCTCGATCTCGCGGCGATGAGCCGGGCCGGCATGGCGCAGATCGACGGCCAGGGGGCAGAAGAGATGTACCGGGAGATCACCCGCCATGGCTAG
- a CDS encoding methyltransferase domain-containing protein — MSLNHVKSYNEEIRQWLIKVAALAAAIPKGSLAPRKCPVCGAGESSFFADNSHLDYVRCGNCALVYMNPAPDAELVDQGFQGEDELLMEYFSLISRYKGGIPERPDPAADNKLKDIYRFKTSGRLLDLGCSVGDFLHKAKHFYQAEGLEVNPLTAAIAEQHFTVHKGFLAELALKPVYDIVTLHQILYGLPDPVGLLRDIHRILKQDGLLYINTPNADSYAVELYRGKVNHLYGYTTLNLFNESSLSALAARCGFKVLSLRTEWLDIYLSDLTEFYDHPDRFIHKRNCHLPNYERKMAQEDGLQQSLYPDLGRRGNYLVAVLGKADGVPGAERR, encoded by the coding sequence GTGAGCCTCAACCACGTCAAGAGCTACAACGAGGAGATACGGCAGTGGCTCATCAAGGTCGCCGCGCTGGCAGCCGCCATCCCCAAGGGGAGCCTCGCGCCGAGAAAGTGCCCGGTCTGCGGCGCCGGCGAAAGCTCCTTTTTCGCCGACAACAGCCATCTCGACTACGTTCGCTGCGGCAACTGCGCCCTTGTCTACATGAACCCGGCCCCCGATGCGGAGCTGGTGGACCAGGGATTTCAGGGCGAGGACGAGCTCTTGATGGAGTATTTCTCCCTGATCAGCAGGTACAAGGGGGGCATTCCGGAAAGGCCGGACCCTGCTGCGGACAACAAGCTCAAGGACATCTACCGGTTCAAGACCTCCGGCAGGCTCCTCGACCTGGGGTGCTCGGTAGGGGATTTCCTGCACAAGGCGAAGCACTTCTACCAGGCGGAGGGGCTCGAAGTCAATCCTTTGACAGCAGCCATCGCGGAGCAGCATTTCACGGTGCACAAGGGGTTCCTGGCGGAGCTCGCCCTGAAACCGGTCTACGACATCGTCACGTTGCACCAGATCCTCTACGGTCTACCCGACCCGGTCGGGTTGCTGCGCGACATCCACCGGATCCTGAAGCAGGACGGGCTTCTCTACATCAACACCCCGAACGCCGACTCCTACGCCGTCGAACTGTACCGCGGCAAGGTGAACCACCTCTACGGCTACACCACTTTGAACCTGTTCAACGAGTCATCCCTTTCGGCCCTCGCAGCCCGCTGCGGTTTCAAGGTCCTCTCCTTGCGCACCGAGTGGCTCGACATCTACCTCTCGGACCTCACCGAGTTCTACGATCATCCCGACCGCTTCATCCACAAGCGCAACTGCCATCTCCCAAACTACGAAAGGAAAATGGCCCAGGAGGACGGGCTGCAGCAGTCGCTCTACCCGGACCTCGGACGACGCGGCAACTACCTCGTCGCCGTACTGGGCAAGGCGGACGGCGTGCCCGGCGCGGAGCGACGATAG
- a CDS encoding class I SAM-dependent methyltransferase, producing the protein MYVAYNDFKRLSEGDEIKDYKKFYRKLSNTIEFGGAFTNYDFLVKYRFMNIFQNVYNVVLRRHPSNILDIGCGNGVNLPLSNVFKFVDYHGLDYADKAIENAQKEYPNVTFHVQDAFNTDFEDKSFDMIILASVLILYREEKDRVNLLTEIKRILADDGVFVLVVWKESLFLKASMQFSRALGKLLGQNVPNDFMAVYFSTRDIAKLAKKVDLKISETIHTAPLYGVLESVRHLNMSKFNRKYGKSESESAKIHSQTILKDLQDQAGSMKSLTSLFYYLAKLFPNMFSHYSVYVMEKK; encoded by the coding sequence ATGTACGTAGCTTACAACGACTTCAAGAGGCTGTCCGAAGGGGACGAGATCAAGGACTACAAGAAATTCTATCGTAAGCTCTCCAATACAATCGAGTTCGGCGGCGCCTTCACCAATTACGACTTCCTGGTCAAGTATCGGTTCATGAACATCTTCCAAAACGTCTACAACGTGGTGCTGAGAAGGCACCCTTCGAACATCCTCGACATAGGATGCGGCAACGGCGTGAACCTCCCCTTGAGCAACGTCTTCAAGTTCGTGGATTACCACGGGCTGGACTACGCGGACAAGGCCATCGAGAACGCGCAGAAGGAATACCCCAACGTGACCTTCCACGTGCAGGATGCCTTCAACACGGATTTCGAGGACAAGAGCTTCGACATGATCATCCTCGCCAGCGTCCTGATCCTGTATCGCGAGGAGAAGGACCGTGTCAACCTTTTGACCGAGATCAAGCGCATCCTCGCCGACGACGGCGTCTTCGTCCTGGTAGTCTGGAAGGAGAGCCTTTTCCTTAAGGCCTCGATGCAGTTTTCCCGGGCGCTGGGAAAGCTGCTAGGGCAGAACGTTCCCAACGACTTCATGGCAGTCTACTTCTCCACACGTGACATCGCGAAGCTGGCCAAGAAGGTGGATCTGAAGATATCCGAGACCATCCATACCGCACCGCTCTACGGGGTACTGGAAAGCGTACGGCATCTCAACATGTCCAAGTTCAACAGGAAATACGGCAAAAGCGAGAGCGAGTCGGCCAAGATCCACAGCCAGACCATACTGAAGGACCTCCAGGACCAGGCTGGCAGCATGAAATCACTCACCAGCCTCTTCTACTACCTGGCGAAGCTGTTCCCTAACATGTTTTCGCACTACTCGGTCTACGTGATGGAGAAGAAGTAG
- a CDS encoding 6-hydroxymethylpterin diphosphokinase MptE-like protein, producing MQLDDILLKNAPLKNLHAGKRCFIVGNGPSIKSQDLTLLKDEVTIVVSSFFRHPDAKLIDPAYWVIADPGFWMRPEETFYPALQFAQDKCVSPKLFFPSGAFPFLCQTNPGPLIDLHFYHYDETRSIEAPLDFSTGILPFGQNVVIVSLMLAFHLGCNPIYFVGCDHDFMRVTEAEYENQRVEHFYPESKKCVDYLTWNQWRGAMAMMDYQYQQLNNYARIWGFNVFNATAGGCLDHYPRVNYESLFLSDTPSAPACDPREPFRLIQAAQALMKAEDYKTALDLLDQAMARNLNRLERVEGLYYHKAICLTSLGRVHEALIWARQDLLCNPGNEANAQPLIRRLEGFLS from the coding sequence ATGCAGCTTGATGACATCCTCCTGAAGAACGCGCCCCTGAAAAACCTGCACGCCGGCAAAAGGTGCTTCATCGTTGGGAACGGGCCTTCTATTAAATCCCAGGACCTCACCCTTCTGAAGGACGAGGTGACCATCGTGGTGTCGTCCTTTTTCCGGCACCCCGACGCGAAGCTCATCGATCCCGCCTACTGGGTCATCGCCGATCCAGGCTTCTGGATGAGGCCGGAAGAGACCTTCTACCCCGCCCTGCAGTTCGCGCAGGACAAGTGCGTAAGCCCGAAGCTCTTTTTCCCCTCCGGCGCCTTCCCGTTTCTGTGCCAGACCAACCCGGGGCCGCTTATTGACCTGCACTTCTACCACTACGACGAAACCCGGAGCATCGAGGCGCCCCTCGATTTTTCCACCGGCATCCTCCCCTTCGGCCAGAACGTGGTGATCGTCAGCCTGATGCTCGCATTCCACCTCGGGTGCAACCCGATCTACTTCGTCGGGTGCGACCACGACTTCATGCGGGTCACAGAGGCAGAGTACGAGAACCAGCGGGTGGAGCACTTCTATCCCGAGTCGAAAAAATGCGTCGACTATCTGACCTGGAACCAGTGGCGGGGAGCCATGGCAATGATGGACTACCAGTACCAGCAGCTCAACAACTATGCCCGGATCTGGGGCTTCAACGTCTTCAACGCGACGGCAGGCGGATGTCTCGACCATTACCCGCGGGTCAACTACGAGTCCCTCTTCCTCAGTGACACGCCCAGTGCGCCCGCTTGCGACCCCCGGGAACCGTTCCGGCTCATTCAGGCGGCCCAAGCGCTTATGAAGGCCGAGGATTACAAGACAGCCCTGGACCTGCTCGACCAGGCCATGGCCCGGAACTTGAACCGCTTGGAGCGGGTGGAAGGGCTTTACTACCACAAGGCGATCTGCCTGACGAGCCTCGGCAGAGTCCATGAGGCGCTCATCTGGGCTCGCCAGGACCTCCTTTGCAACCCAGGGAACGAGGCGAACGCGCAACCCCTTATACGAAGACTCGAGGGCTTCCTCAGCTGA
- a CDS encoding PIG-L deacetylase family protein: MNILAIGAHFDDLELGCGGTIAKHVADGDTVYAYVATMSGFTNQDNEVVRSNETALAEGKRAMQILGAELICGNFNTLEVEFVEALNVQIVKIVKDKAIDKVYTHWVGDIHHDHQAVARASLHSCRHVPRMLMYRSNWYHSNLDFRGNFYVDISGYLEQKEESIRAHKSEMDRTREKWIGFFTNEAENAGQRIGAAYAEVFELVKWLED; the protein is encoded by the coding sequence ATGAACATTCTTGCAATCGGGGCACACTTCGACGACCTGGAACTGGGGTGTGGAGGCACCATTGCCAAGCACGTGGCCGACGGCGACACGGTCTACGCCTACGTCGCGACCATGTCCGGGTTCACCAACCAGGACAACGAGGTGGTGAGAAGCAACGAGACAGCTCTGGCGGAAGGGAAAAGGGCCATGCAGATTCTGGGCGCTGAATTGATCTGCGGCAACTTCAACACCCTGGAGGTCGAGTTCGTCGAGGCACTGAACGTGCAGATCGTGAAGATCGTCAAGGACAAGGCCATCGACAAGGTCTACACCCACTGGGTGGGCGACATCCACCACGACCACCAGGCCGTGGCGAGGGCCTCGCTGCACTCATGCAGGCACGTCCCGAGGATGCTCATGTACCGAAGCAACTGGTACCACTCTAACCTCGACTTCAGGGGGAACTTCTACGTTGACATCAGCGGCTACCTGGAGCAGAAGGAGGAGTCGATCAGGGCCCACAAGTCGGAAATGGACCGGACCCGGGAGAAGTGGATCGGCTTTTTCACCAACGAAGCCGAAAACGCCGGACAAAGGATAGGGGCCGCCTACGCGGAAGTGTTCGAGCTGGTGAAGTGGCTGGAAGACTGA
- a CDS encoding cytidylyltransferase domain-containing protein yields MVFIGVIEARMGSSRLPGKTLTAITGEKSLLECVVKRFRLAKNVNDVWVATTVEAADDAIAAWCAANGVPCHRGSEMDVLDRVTGAVCRAGADYLVQMGADSAYLDFQLIDHMVEIARNGAHDYVCNDLELTWPLGIYGHVVKVEKLVQLNTREDLTTEDREDVVRFIWEHPEQYDIRHLTAPPEFAHPYLRFTIDYPEDLQLAREIYQILGTWSFTTRELIRLSQEFPELFLKTKGLVQRSAPFMKTHA; encoded by the coding sequence ATGGTTTTTATAGGTGTTATCGAAGCGCGCATGGGATCGAGCCGGCTCCCCGGCAAGACGCTCACGGCAATCACCGGGGAGAAGTCCCTGCTCGAGTGCGTGGTGAAGAGGTTCCGGCTGGCCAAAAACGTCAACGACGTCTGGGTAGCCACCACGGTGGAGGCGGCCGACGACGCAATCGCGGCGTGGTGCGCCGCGAACGGGGTACCCTGCCACCGGGGGTCCGAAATGGACGTGCTGGACCGGGTAACCGGGGCGGTGTGCCGGGCTGGCGCGGACTACCTGGTGCAGATGGGGGCAGATTCCGCCTACCTCGACTTCCAGCTCATCGACCACATGGTGGAGATCGCACGCAACGGGGCCCACGACTACGTCTGCAACGACCTCGAACTCACCTGGCCACTCGGTATCTACGGTCACGTGGTGAAGGTCGAGAAGCTGGTGCAACTGAACACCCGCGAAGACCTGACTACCGAGGACCGCGAAGACGTGGTCCGCTTCATCTGGGAGCATCCGGAGCAGTACGACATCCGGCACCTCACCGCGCCGCCGGAGTTCGCCCACCCCTACCTGCGCTTCACCATCGACTACCCCGAGGACCTGCAGCTCGCCAGGGAAATCTACCAGATCCTCGGAACCTGGAGCTTCACCACCCGCGAACTGATCAGGCTCTCCCAGGAATTCCCGGAGCTCTTCCTGAAGACCAAGGGGCTGGTCCAGCGCTCCGCCCCCTTTATGAAAACCCATGCCTAG